One region of Salvelinus sp. IW2-2015 linkage group LG6.1, ASM291031v2, whole genome shotgun sequence genomic DNA includes:
- the uts2r3 gene encoding urotensin-2 receptor — MDFSSSLPPSPSPLYTSPFIPNSSFPSASPYISPSPSLASTALFCSLLSLLALLGIGGNLYTMGLLIRRRRGRRRRGCSSNCLGGRGVPLPSCLSSSPPSLSPSSSPTSSSSSSTSLHLQVLSLALADLLYLFTAPFIVYDSLAADWAFGELGCRLLFSLDLITLQASIYTLTAMSLDRYRAVANPLATSSSPSSGLLRVGLAWGLAVALSLPMMITLHLEDGDDGQLCVPAWDEQSSKVYMSVLFCTSMIGPGLAIGALYATLGRLYWVSQTRPWXSGSGGSXSYPPRAPRPKVLLLILGIVLALWACFLPFWVWQLLPLYRPDMLXTVPVGTQVTVNRILTGLTYGNSCVNPFFYTLLTGGKXRRNRQXXTSANXLCRKSSPQ, encoded by the coding sequence ATGGATTTCTCTAGCTCCCTGCCTCCCTCACCTTCTCCATTATACACCTCCCCCTTCATCCCCaactcctccttcccctccgccTCTCCATACATCTCTCCTTCCCCCAGCCTGGCCTCAACCGCTCTCTTCTGCTCCCTCCTGTCCCTCCTGGCTCTCCTGGGCATTGGGGGGAACCTCTACACCATGGGTCTCCTCATCAGAcgcaggagaggcagaaggaGGCGAGGATGTTCTAGCAACTGTttaggagggagaggagtaccGTTaccatcctgcctctcctcctctcccccctccctctccccttcctcctctcccacctcctcctcctcttcctccacctccctccatctccaggtGCTGAGTCTAGCTCTGGCGgacctcctctacctcttcacCGCTCCCTTCATCGTGTACGACAGCCTGGCGGCTGACTGGGCGTTTGGGGAGCTGGGCTGTCGCCTCCTCTTCAGCCTGGACCTGATCACRCTGCARGCCTCKATCTACACCCTCACCGCCATGAGTCTGGACCGCTATCGGGCTGTGGCCAACCCCCTGGCCACCTcgtcctccccctcctctggGCTGCTCCGTGTGGGRCTAGCCTGGGGCCTGGCGGTGGCCCTCAGCCTGCCCATGATGATCACCCTCCACCTGGAGGACGGAGACGACGGACAGCTGTGTGTCCCTGCCTGGGACGAGCAGAGCTCCAAAGTGTATATGAGCGTGCTGTTCTGTACCAGTATGATAGGGCCGGGYCTGGCCATCGGGGCMCTGTATGCTACTCTGGGCCGTCTCTACTGGGTGTCCCAGACCCGGCCCTGGGKCAGTGGTAGTGGGGGTAGCARGTCCTACCCTCCGCGYGCCCCAAGGCCCAAGGTCCTGCTCCTCATCCTGGGGATAGTTCTGGCKTTRTGGGCCTGTTTCTTGCCCTTCTGGGTGTGGCAGCTGCTGCCGCTATACCGGCCCGACATGCTGKGGACAGTACCGGTGGGTACCCAGGTGACGGTGAACCGGATCCTAACGGGGCTGACGTACGGGAACTCTTGCGTGAACCCATTCTTCTACACGCTGCTCACAGGGGGGAAACYACGGAGGAACAGGCAGYCACKGACGTCAGCGAATCWGCTCTGCCGCAAGAGCAGTCCGCAGTAG